CCTTGGAACTCAGCGCGGAATACGCGCTGATGGCGGCCAATCTGATTTATCTTAAATCCAAGGCGCTTTTGCCGGATCCAGGATTTGAAGAAGAAGACTACGAACCTCCGCTTCCCCCCGAACTTGTAGAAAAACTTTTAGAACATAAAAAATTCCAACTCACCGCCAAAAGACTTTCGGACATCGATCTGACTCAGGCGGGAGTTTTTAGAAGAGAATCGAACGTTACATTGGATGACGACGAGAACTGGCTCGACGTTTCTCTTTTGGAATTGATTTCCGCATTCAACGAAATCTTAGAATCGAAAGTGGACGAAGCGGAAATTCCCGCACTCCTGACGACTCCTCATCGATTTACCGTTGAAGAAAAAATGGAAAAAATTCTCGCTTCCCTTCGTGAAAAAAAGGAAGTCTCTTTCCCGGAATTATTCGAGAAGGAACATCCGGAAAAAGCAGAAATCGTTGCCACTTTTCTGGCATTGCTGGAACTAAGTAAGCAGAGGATTCTCCGGGCAAAGCAACATAAGCTTTTCGGTGAAATCCGTTTATTTCTGATAGAGGGACAGTGGAACGGGACAGAGCAACACTCAAAGGATTGATTGAAGCATTACTTTTTGTTTCCGGTGAACCTTTAAAACTGGCGAGCGTCGCCAAGTCAGCAGGAATCGAAAAAACGGAAGCCAGAGAAATCCTAGACGAACTCGTTCTGGATTATTCCGAAAAGAACGGCGGTTTTCTTTTGAAAGAAATCGGTGGCGCCTATCAGTTCGTGACAAACGAAAACTTTTCGGAAATCTTAGGAAACATCTTCAAAGAAAAAAGAAGAGAGCAACTTTCCCGTTCCAGTTTGGATACTCTCGCCATCATCGCATACAAACAACCGATCACACTTCCTGAGATCGACGAGATCCGAGGAGTTTCTTCTCGGGCTATGGTAACCTCCCTCATTTCCAAAAAACTCATCAAACCGATCGGTAACAAAGAAGTCCCCGGAAGACCGGCGCTTTACGGAACCACGAAAGAATTCTTGATTCATTTTGGATTGAATAAACTATCGGATCTTCCGGCTCCCGTGGAAGTCAAAGAGCTGAAATTCGAAAACTTGGATGATCTACTCGAAAATGAGTGACCTGGATCAAAAACTAAAAACCTTTCGGGATCAGATCGATTCCTTAGACAAAGAGATCGTAAAAGCGATTCAAGCCCGGGCGGAATTTGCGTCCAAGATCGGCGAGATCAAAAAAGAGAGAAACGAACCCGTCTTTCGTCCTGATCGTGAGAAAGAAGTTTACGAAAAGATAAAGTCTCTGAGCGGAGGACCTCTTCCGGACAAGGTTCTTGTCGCGATCTATCGCGAGATCATGTCCGGTTCCATCTCGGTCGAGAAAGGATTGGAAGTCGGATATCTCGGACCTGCGGGTTCTTTTTCGAATCAAGCCGTTCGCACCCGTTTTGGAGCTTCGATCAAAGCATTAGAATTCAATTCGATTCCCGACGTCTTTCGCGCGGTGGAAACCGATAAGATCGACTACGGAGTGGTTCCTGTGGAAAACTCGAGCGAAGGTCTTGTCAACTCCACGCTCGATCAGTTTTTGGTTTCGGATCTTCTCATCTACTCGGAACATTATTTAAGAATCAGCATCAGCCTTCTCGGATTCGAACACGATCTTTCCAAGATCAAAACTCTCTACGGAATCAAGATCGCAAACTCTCAGTGTAAGAACTGGATCGCCGCAAATCTTCCTCACGTGGAAATTGTGGAAACTTCTTCCACTGCAAAAGCCGCACAGATCGTCGCCGAAAAAAAAGAAGGATGCGCCGCAATCGCGTCCTCGATCGCCGCGGAAATCTACGGCCTCAGTTTGATTCGAGAATCCATAGAGGATCTCGCGGACAACACGACCCGCTTTTTGA
This genomic interval from Leptospira stimsonii contains the following:
- the pheA gene encoding prephenate dehydratase, with the translated sequence MSDLDQKLKTFRDQIDSLDKEIVKAIQARAEFASKIGEIKKERNEPVFRPDREKEVYEKIKSLSGGPLPDKVLVAIYREIMSGSISVEKGLEVGYLGPAGSFSNQAVRTRFGASIKALEFNSIPDVFRAVETDKIDYGVVPVENSSEGLVNSTLDQFLVSDLLIYSEHYLRISISLLGFEHDLSKIKTLYGIKIANSQCKNWIAANLPHVEIVETSSTAKAAQIVAEKKEGCAAIASSIAAEIYGLSLIRESIEDLADNTTRFLIIGKNQCPPTGNDKTSVVFSCPDKPGALYRVLKPFFDHQLNLTKIESRPTRRNSWEYNFFIDFNGHQKDESIQKVLSSLKENTIFLRVLGSYPMSPQIL
- a CDS encoding segregation and condensation protein A, producing MENEESGKSFVVQWNNSEGGLSEGPLSVLWNLIESYKVDIFDVSLSRITRDFLSFLRISETLSLELSAEYALMAANLIYLKSKALLPDPGFEEEDYEPPLPPELVEKLLEHKKFQLTAKRLSDIDLTQAGVFRRESNVTLDDDENWLDVSLLELISAFNEILESKVDEAEIPALLTTPHRFTVEEKMEKILASLREKKEVSFPELFEKEHPEKAEIVATFLALLELSKQRILRAKQHKLFGEIRLFLIEGQWNGTEQHSKD
- the scpB gene encoding SMC-Scp complex subunit ScpB; this translates as MERDRATLKGLIEALLFVSGEPLKLASVAKSAGIEKTEAREILDELVLDYSEKNGGFLLKEIGGAYQFVTNENFSEILGNIFKEKRREQLSRSSLDTLAIIAYKQPITLPEIDEIRGVSSRAMVTSLISKKLIKPIGNKEVPGRPALYGTTKEFLIHFGLNKLSDLPAPVEVKELKFENLDDLLENE